Proteins from a genomic interval of Pecten maximus chromosome 13, xPecMax1.1, whole genome shotgun sequence:
- the LOC117340979 gene encoding chorion peroxidase-like, translated as MFLSLVIRMLQIFMAVLLMASAGQGALSSLNTNALLTGMIEVPSEARVASQFQPVQAKSSPSLPDIFRSVESVIPSARKSFPSAKSISPSVQDIAPSLSVIQSSVNDAISKIRTENLAEAKLGAFDTVDSATEGFGPHLGTSSKAIALAEFADLVVETAKDTATRLNVQTAPGIRRALSKVGTNFLVPAKRRCPFSNPRCDSSSQYRTIDGSCNNLNNPLWGRAFTAFERFLPPAYDDGVNSPRTKGVFRKPLPSARNVSLEVHTNLGVRAKKLSHLAMEFGQFVSHDIQMNALAKGYGGRNLNCCRFKKRKNCFHIPVASNDEFFDKTCLNFVRALPAPSLDCRLGVRQQLNQVTHFLDGSAIYGSDQENLNLLRDGAFLKSQGNNDLLPLNSNAICAQASRNKCFRAGDVRVNQQPALISLQTVWMRHHNNLARQIKGANSGMSDEIIFQETKKLVTAQLQHITYNEWLQEILGDTIMNQFDLKPRPSGQYYTDYNTAVKPMIRNAFSAAAFRFGHSMIGDDITEKKASGTVLHHRLHTTFLKPELAYSGGVNSIMTGLYNSPSHKTDQHLTHEVTRHLFQTAPKNGLDLAALNIQRGRDHGIFDYNTWRVACNLGLAQNFDGLDFHSDDMKNLLKKVYDTVFDIDLFTGGVSESITPGGNIGTTFACLIGIQFQALKKGDRFFYESDTNVKFPIGVLDEIRKTTMAKIICDTTGVTSIPRNVFRKQSSTSNPDVNCGSLPSPSFCSPVNGRWSSWSAWSFTPGCISVKTRTRQCNNPAPNACGQDCSGSKRDVQLGGGTGGGIFDLTGNNCNQRSRLPIRPVPLPNPGLPFPRLPFPRIPEIPRLPEIPRFRNIQNIAIP; from the exons TCTTTAGAAGTGTTGAGAGTGTTATACCAAGCGCCCGAAAGAGTTTTCCTAGCGCCAAAAGTATTTCACCAAGCGTCCAAGATATCGCTCCAAGTCTTTCTGTCATTCAGTCATCGGTTAACGACGCTATCAGCAAAATAAGGACAGAAAACCTCGCCGAAGCCAAACTTGGAG CGTTCGATACGGTGGACAGTGCCACTGAAGGGTTCGGTCCACATTTAGGAACCAGTTCTAAGGCGATAGCACTAGCTGAATTTGCTGACCTCGTGGTGGAAACAGCCAAAGACACGGCGACCAG ATTGAACGTCCAGACCGCCCCAGGGATCAGAAGAGCCCTCAGTAAAGTCGGTACTAACTTTCTCGTCCCAGCCAAGCGACGCTGTCCTTTCTCAAACCCCAGATGTGATTCGAGTTCACAGTACCGGACAATAGACGGCTCCTGTAACAACTTGAATAACCCCCTGTGGGGTAGGGCATTCACGGCATTCGAGCGATTTCTCCCACCGGCATACGACGATG GAGTTAATTCACCAAGAACGAAAGGTGTTTTTCGTAAACCACTCCCCTCCGCCCGAAATGTTAGTCTGGAAGTACATACTAACTTAGGCGTTCGAGCGAAGAAACTAAGTCACCTTGCCATGGAATTCGGACAATTTGTTAGCCACGACATCCAAATGAATGCTCTCGCTAAAG GATATGGCGGGAGAAACCTAAACTGCTGTCGATTTAAAAAAAG GAAAAATTGCTTCCATATCCCTGTTGCTAGTAATGATGAGTTCTTTGACAAAACTTGTTTAAATTTCGTGAGAGCACTTCCAGCACCGTCCCTCGACTGCCGTCTAG GTGTCCGACAGCAGCTGAATCAAGTAACACACTTCCTGGACGGTTCTGCTATATACGGTTCTGACCAGGAAAATCTCAACCTGCTCCGGGACGGAG CCTTCCTCAAATCTCAAGGCAACAATGATCTATTGCCTCTTAATTCGAACGCCATCTGTGCCCAGGCTTCCAGGAATAAGTGCTTTCGAGCAG GTGATGTTCGAGTGAACCAGCAGCCCGCTCTGATTTCTCTACAGACAGTATGGATGAGACATCACAATAATCTAGCTAGGCAAATCAAAGGCGCCAACTCGGGTATGAGTGATGAAATTATCTTCCAGGAAACCAAGAAACTCGTCACTGCCCAGTTACAGCATATCACTTACAATGAATGGCTTCAAGAAATTCTGGGAGATACTATTATGAATCAGTTCGATCTAAAGCCAAGACCATCTGGTCAATACTACACTGATTACAATACAGCCGTGAAGCCAATGATCAGAAACGCCTTTTCAGCTGCAGCATTTAGGTTCGGCCACAGCATGATAGGAGACGACATCACGGAAAAGAAGGCGTCTGGCACCGTCCTTCATCACAGGCTACATACCACCTTCCTGAAACCTGAACTCGCTTATAGTGGCGGCGTCAACTCCATTATGACGGGATTGTATAACTCACCATCACACAAGACGGATCAGCATCTAACACACGAAGTTACAAGACATTTATTTCAGACTGCACCGAAGAATGGCCTGGACTTGGCAGCTTTAAACATTCAGCGAGGACGTGACCACGGCATATTTGATTACAACACTTGGAGAGTTGCATGTAATCTGGGTCTTGCTCAGAACTTTGATGGATTGGATTTCCATTCCGACGACATGAAGAACCTTCTTAAGAAAGTTTATGA TACTGTATTTGACATTGACTTGTTCACTGGAGGCGTGTCAGAAAGCATCACCCCCGGCGGAAACATTGGTACCACGTTTGCCTGTCTTATTGGAATACAGTTCCAGGCTCTGAAGAAAGGAGATCGATTTTTCTATGAAAGTGATACAAACGTAAAATTCCCCATTGGCGTTTTAGATGAAATACGGAAGACAACCATGGCAAAGATTATATGTGACACAACAGGCGTAACATCGATACCTCGCAATGTATTCAGAAAACAGTCATCGACGAG TAACCCGGATGTAAATTGCGGATCCTTACCTAGCCCGTCCTTCTGTTCCCCAGTCAACGGTAGGTGGAGTTCCTGGTCAGCATGGTCTTTTACCCCGGGGTGCATCTCGGTAAAAACAAGAACCAGACAATGCAATAATCCAGCTCCAAATGCGTGTGGTCAGGATTGTTCAGGATCCAAAAGGGATGTACAGCTTGGAGGGGGAACTGGAGGCGGGATATTTGATCTAACTGGAAATAATTGTAACCAAAGGTCTCGTTTACCGATCCGACCGGTACCTCTTCCTAACCCAGGACTTCCATTTCCAAGACTTCCATTTCCAAGAATTCCGGAAATCCCAAGACTTCCGGAAATTCCACGATTTCGAAATATCCAAAATATAGCTATACCTTGA